The following coding sequences lie in one Vitis vinifera cultivar Pinot Noir 40024 chromosome 19, ASM3070453v1 genomic window:
- the LOC109121767 gene encoding uncharacterized protein LOC109121767 has translation MTPVRYTGSEPESSFTGPSAVSGDELAGVGGLLDGKISGDSAGVAELEGMLPGASGVVAVAGTSAGDSAVGVDASGGVAEGVDASGDVAGVAAGVADGDADGGVVDSGDGTGEDTCVVGLTAGVALGGVTGEAVGGEEDGDSDGDWTGLAAGGDTGDLTGDADSGVLAGDADSGDLAGGVDAGDGDVGDLGDGAGALAPCTTPAPDTHNTNRATTTRRNIFV, from the coding sequence ATGACTCCAGTCCGGTATACTGGCTCCGAACCCGAATCGTCGTTCACCGGACCCTCTGCAGTTTCAGGAGACGAACTCGCTGGTGTCGGAGGACTGCTTGACGGGAAAATTTCCGGCGACTCTGCAGGAGTTGCGGAACTGGAAGGAATGCTTCCGGGTGCCTCTGGAGTCGTAGCAGTGGCCGGAACTTCTGCTGGAGACTCGGCGGTAGGGGTCGATGCTTCTGGAGGCGTCGCCGAAGGAGTCGATGCTTCTGGAGACGTCGCCGGAGTGGCTGCCGGAGTTGCAGATGGAGATGCGGATGGTGGAGTAGTGGATTCGGGAGACGGAACCGGAGAAGACACTTGTGTAGTTGGACTCACAGCCGGAGTGGCACTCGGAGGCGTCACGGGAGAGGCTGTGGGCGGCGAAGAAGATGGCGATTCTGATGGGGATTGGACGGGACTAGCCGCAGGTGGTGACACTGGAGACTTGACCGGAGATGCCGACTCTGGAGTCTTGGCTGGAGATGCCGACTCTGGAGACTTGGCCGGTGGAGTCGATGCCGGCGATGGTGACGTCGGCGACTTAGGAGACGGTGCCGGAGCATTGGCTCCATGTACGACGCCGGCACCCGACACACACAACACCAACAGAGCAACTACAACGAGACGAAACATTTTCGTGTAG
- the LOC100254897 gene encoding inactive beta-amylase 4, chloroplastic isoform X1: MAENGGVACKCTERGIYGFRGARFDKRSRIRKNLRNVSMIPLFKHNGLFIWRSIAANNCIFSMDAREKSRSTTLETPGHKRVPIFVMMPVDSFGIDTSGAPRIRRIKALTISLKALKLAGVHGIAVEVWWGIVERFSPFVYNWSLYEELFKLISESGLKLHVALSFHSNMHSSSRVKGGVSLPLWIVEIGDLNKDIYYRDQNGFSNDDYLTLGVDELPLFCGRTALQCYEDFMFSFINKFESFIGSVIEEISVGLGPSGELRYPAHPFGDGRWRFPGIGEFQCYDKYMMRDLKIAACQEGKPQWGDKGPQNAGYYNSLPSGVPFFEEGQESFLSDYGRFFLEWYSGRLIRHADAILTKAANMLKKYQESKKSSVLLVAKIGGIYWWYHTLSHPAELTAGYYNTALRDGYDPVASMLSRHGAALHISCLEMMDNETPPTYLCSPERLLQQIWTVSKKRIVHLTGRNTNERFDKAGLWQIHANCYHPQAEAVRSFTYFRMNEKIFRAENWNNFVPFVRKMSTDM, from the exons ATGGCTGAAAATGGAGGAGTCGCTTGCAAGTGTACGGAGCGAGGAATCTATGGTTTCAGAGGAGCGCGTTTCGATAAGAGATCACGAATCCGAAAAAATCTCCGAAACGTTTCGATGATTCCCCTCTTCAAACACAATGGCCTCTTCATTTGGCGATCCATCGCCGCCAACAACTGCATTTTCAG CATGGATGCCCGAGAGAAATCAAGATCCACAACATTGGAAACACCAGGACATAAGAGGGTACCCATCTTTGTGATGATGCCTGTTGACTCATTTGGCATCGACACTTCTGGGGCCCCCAGGATTAGAAG AATCAAGGCCTTAACTATATCTCTAAAAGCACTCAAGTTGGCAGGTGTCCATGGCATTGCAGTTGAGGTTTGGTGGGGCATTGTAGAGCGTTTCTCTCCTTTTGTATATAATTGGTCTCTCTATGAAGAGCTTTTCAAATTGATATCTGAGTCAGGGTTGAAGTTGCATGTTGCCTTATCTTTCCACTCAAACATGCACTCCTCGTCCAGAGTGAAAGGGGGTGTCAGTCTTCCTCTATGGATTGTAGAG ATTGGAGATCTCAATAAGGATATTTATTATCGAGACCAAAATGGTTTTTCCAATGATGATTATCTTACACTAGGGGTGGATGAACTTCCTTTGTTTTGTGGCCGGACTGCTCTCCAATGTTATGAAGACTTCATGTTcagttttattaataaatttgaatcaTTTATTGGAAGTGTGATTGAAGAAATAAGTGTTGGCCTTGGTCCTTCTGGGGAACTTAG GTATCCAGCACATCCTTTTGGTGATGGTAGATGGAGATTTCCTGGGATTGGTGAATTCCAGTGTTATGACAAGTACAT GATGAGGGACCTGAAGATTGCTGCATGCCAGGAAGGAAAGCCTCAGTGGGGAGATAAGGGGCCGCAGAATGCTGGTTATTACAACAGTCTTCCATCTGGGGTCCCTTTCTTTGAAGAAGGACAGGAAAGCTTTCTCTCTGACTATGGTCGTTTTTTTCTT GAATGGTACAGTGGTAGGCTGATCCGTCATGCGGATGCTATTCTTACAAAGGCTGCAAATATGTTGAAGAAATATCAAGAAAGCAAGAAAAGTTCTGTTTTATTAGTGGCCAAAATTGGTGGAATATATTGGTGGTACCATACACTATCACACCCTGCTGAACTTACTGCTGGTTACTACAATACTGCTCTAAGGGATGGTTATGATCCTGTGGCTTCAATGTTGTCTCGTCATGGAGCTGCTTTGCATATTTC CTGTTTAGAAATGATGGACAATGAAACCCCGCCAACCTATCTTTGCAGTCCAGAAAGATTGCTCCAGCAG ATATGGACCGTGTCGAAGAAAAGGATAGTACATTTGACAGGAAGAAATACCAATGAACGGTTTGATAAG GCTGGATTATGGCAAATACATGCAAACTGTTACCATCCACAGGCAGAAGCAGTAAGATCATTTACTTATTTCAGAATGAATGAGAAGATTTTCAGGGCTGAAAATTGGAATAACTTTGTCCCATTTGTGAGAAAGATGAGCACAGACatgtaa
- the LOC100254897 gene encoding inactive beta-amylase 4, chloroplastic isoform X2, with protein MAENGGVACKCTERGIYGFRGARFDKRSRIRKNLRNVSMIPLFKHNGLFIWRSIAANNCIFSMDAREKSRSTTLETPGHKRVPIFVMMPVDSFGIDTSGAPRIRRIKALTISLKALKLAGVHGIAVEVWWGIVERFSPFVYNWSLYEELFKLISESGLKLHVALSFHSNMHSSSRVKGGVSLPLWIVEIGDLNKDIYYRDQNGFSNDDYLTLGVDELPLFCGRTALQCYEDFMFSFINKFESFIGSVIEEISVGLGPSGELRYPAHPFGDGRWRFPGIGEFQCYDKYMMRDLKIAACQEGKPQWGDKGPQNAGYYNSLPSGVPFFEEGQESFLSDYGRFFLEWYSGRLIRHADAILTKAANMLKKYQESKKSSVLLVAKIGGIYWWYHTLSHPAELTAGYYNTALRDGYDPVASMLSRHGAALHISNDGQ; from the exons ATGGCTGAAAATGGAGGAGTCGCTTGCAAGTGTACGGAGCGAGGAATCTATGGTTTCAGAGGAGCGCGTTTCGATAAGAGATCACGAATCCGAAAAAATCTCCGAAACGTTTCGATGATTCCCCTCTTCAAACACAATGGCCTCTTCATTTGGCGATCCATCGCCGCCAACAACTGCATTTTCAG CATGGATGCCCGAGAGAAATCAAGATCCACAACATTGGAAACACCAGGACATAAGAGGGTACCCATCTTTGTGATGATGCCTGTTGACTCATTTGGCATCGACACTTCTGGGGCCCCCAGGATTAGAAG AATCAAGGCCTTAACTATATCTCTAAAAGCACTCAAGTTGGCAGGTGTCCATGGCATTGCAGTTGAGGTTTGGTGGGGCATTGTAGAGCGTTTCTCTCCTTTTGTATATAATTGGTCTCTCTATGAAGAGCTTTTCAAATTGATATCTGAGTCAGGGTTGAAGTTGCATGTTGCCTTATCTTTCCACTCAAACATGCACTCCTCGTCCAGAGTGAAAGGGGGTGTCAGTCTTCCTCTATGGATTGTAGAG ATTGGAGATCTCAATAAGGATATTTATTATCGAGACCAAAATGGTTTTTCCAATGATGATTATCTTACACTAGGGGTGGATGAACTTCCTTTGTTTTGTGGCCGGACTGCTCTCCAATGTTATGAAGACTTCATGTTcagttttattaataaatttgaatcaTTTATTGGAAGTGTGATTGAAGAAATAAGTGTTGGCCTTGGTCCTTCTGGGGAACTTAG GTATCCAGCACATCCTTTTGGTGATGGTAGATGGAGATTTCCTGGGATTGGTGAATTCCAGTGTTATGACAAGTACAT GATGAGGGACCTGAAGATTGCTGCATGCCAGGAAGGAAAGCCTCAGTGGGGAGATAAGGGGCCGCAGAATGCTGGTTATTACAACAGTCTTCCATCTGGGGTCCCTTTCTTTGAAGAAGGACAGGAAAGCTTTCTCTCTGACTATGGTCGTTTTTTTCTT GAATGGTACAGTGGTAGGCTGATCCGTCATGCGGATGCTATTCTTACAAAGGCTGCAAATATGTTGAAGAAATATCAAGAAAGCAAGAAAAGTTCTGTTTTATTAGTGGCCAAAATTGGTGGAATATATTGGTGGTACCATACACTATCACACCCTGCTGAACTTACTGCTGGTTACTACAATACTGCTCTAAGGGATGGTTATGATCCTGTGGCTTCAATGTTGTCTCGTCATGGAGCTGCTTTGCATATTTC AAATGATGGACAATGA
- the LOC100249765 gene encoding probable pectate lyase 22, with the protein MSTLSLSFLVILLYVSTAYSARLLPLESEATTWSSRGGSLRTQLDEVSCRTGNPIDDCWRCDPDWETNRKMLADCGVGFGRNAIGGRDGELYVVTDSGNDDPANPIPGTLRHAVIQYVPLWIVFDHDMVINLKEELIMNSYKTIDGRGFNIQIANGACITIQNVSNIIIHGVYIHGCVPTGNAIVRDRPDHYGMRGMSDGDGISIFGGTDIWIDHCTLADCYDGLIDAVYGSKSITISNNYMLNHNEAMLMGHSDDFLADKNMQVTIAFNYFGEGLVQRMPRCRHGYFHIVNNVYTDWEMYAIGGSANPTINSQGNVFIARDDNSTKEVTKRESLLGYEEWKDWNWRSDGDLMLNGAYFRASGEEAPASYSKASSMVARPASLLTYITASAGVLNCKIGYAC; encoded by the exons ATGTCAACCTTGTCACTCTCCTTCCTTGTGATTCTCTTATATGTCTCTACTGCATACTCTGCACGTCTCCTACCGCTAGAATCAGAAGCAACAACATG GAGCTCAAGAGGAGGAAGTTTGAGAACGCAGCTTGATGAAGTATCATGTAGAACTGGGAACCCCATTGATGATTGCTGGAGGTGTGACCCTGACTGGGAAACCAACAGAAAGATGCTAGCAGACTGTGGTGTAGGGTTCGGGCGCAATGCCATTGGCGGTCGAGATGGTGAGCTTTACGTTGTCACTGATTCAGGCAACGACGACCCTGCCAACCCAATCCCAGGCACACTCAGACATGCTGTCATCCAATACGTGCCGCTGTGGATAGTGTTTGATCATGACATGGTCATCAACCTGAAGGAAGAGCTCATCATGAACTCTTACAAGACAATAGATGGGAGGGGATTCAACATCCAAATAGCCAATGGGGCCTGCATAACCATACAAAACGTGAGCAACATCATCATACATGGTGTCTACATACATGGTTGTGTGCCAACTGGGAACGCCATCGTGAGGGACAGGCCGGATCATTATGGGATGAGAGGGATGTCAGATGGGGATGGGATATCGATATTTGGAGGAACGGATATATGGATTGATCATTGTACCCTAGCTGATTGCTACGACGGACTCATTGATGCAGTGTATGGATCTAAATCAATAACCATCTCAAACAACTACATGTTGAATCACAATGAAGCCATGCTCATGGGGCATAGTGATGACTTCCTTGCTGACAAGAATATGCAGGTCACAATTGCCTTCAATTACTTTGGGGAAGGCCTAGTTCAAAGAATGCCCAG GTGCAGACATGGGTATTTCCATATTGTAAATAATGTATACACTGATTGGGAAATGTATGCAATTGGTGGAAGTGCCAATCCAACAATCAACAGCCAAGGAAATGTCTTCATTGCAAGGGATGACAATTCTACCAAGGAG GTGACCAAACGTGAAAGCCTCTTGGGATATGAAGAGTGGAAGGACTGGAATTGGAGATCAGATGGAGATTTGATGTTGAATGGTGCTTACTTTAGAGCTTCTGGAGAAGAAGCACCTGCAAGTTACTCAAAAGCATCGAGCATGGTAGCAAGACCAGCTTCACTTTTAACATATATCACTGCATCTGCTGGAGTTCTCAATTGTAAGATAGGCTATGCATGCTAA
- the LOC100261678 gene encoding protein TIC 20-v, chloroplastic, producing MAMSSLLSPLSSTLQSSPLFPIRHPSLLTLTTKLRCPKAQERRRSIAAQSKGSNSADPPDRLISAVCYFYPFFDGIQYGKYVLTQFTPIQLLIQPLFPAIKVFKSFPFNGFLVFLTLYFVVVRNRNFSRYVRFNTMQAIVLDVLLIFPDLLERSFNPRDGLGLDFVMSLDSTVFLFLLVSLIYGSSSCLLGQVPRLPIVAEAADRQVL from the coding sequence ATGGCAATGTCCAGTCTTCTATCCCCCCTCTCCTCCACCCTTCAGTCATCCCCACTCTTCCCCATCAGACACCCATCTCTCCTTACTCTCACTACCAAACTTAGGTGCCCAAAAGCTCAGGAACGAAGAAGATCCATCGCCGCGCAATCCAAGGGCAGCAACTCGGCTGACCCCCCAGACCGCTTAATCTCAGCCGTCTGTTACTTCTACCCATTCTTTGATGGCATACAGTACGGAAAGTATGTTCTTACACAGTTCACGCCCATTCAACTCCTCATACAACCCTTATTTCCAGCCATTAAGGTCTTCAAGAGCTTCCCCTTTAAtgggtttttggtgtttttgactCTCTATTTTGTTGTTGTGAGAAACCGCAATTTCAGTAGGTATGTGAGGTTCAACACCATGCAGGCTATAGTGCTTGATGTCTTGTTGATTTTTCCTGATCTTTTAGAGAGGAGCTTCAATCCAAGAGACGGGCTAGGGTTGGATTTCGTGATGAGTTTGGACAGCACTGTGTTTTTGTTTCTGTTGGTGTCTTTGATATATGGGTCTTCTTCCTGCTTGTTGGGGCAGGTCCCCAGATTGCCAATAGTTGCTGAGGCGGCCGATAGGCAAGTACTTTGA